A single genomic interval of Prunus dulcis chromosome 5, ALMONDv2, whole genome shotgun sequence harbors:
- the LOC117628811 gene encoding uncharacterized protein LOC117628811, whose translation MGNCQAIDAATLVIQHPSGKEEKFYWSVSASEIMKTNPGHYVALLISTTLCPSNPNSNGDKKDKNLNQKDNNNNGTSVRLTRIKLLRPTDTLVLGQVYRLITTQEVMKGLWAKKQAKVKRSHSNQVEAEQPQERVREKPVLTAARRSEASELEKDNQVAKHERGHGPRTAATSSTHQSASTARSRTWQPSLHSISEATG comes from the exons ATGGGAAATTGTCAAGCAATTGATGCAGCAACTTTGGTTATACAACATCCAAGtgggaaagaagagaaattttaTTGGTCTGTGAGTGCAAGTGAGATCATGAAGACTAATCCTGGCCACTATGTTGCTCTGCTCATCTCCACCACCTTGTGCCCCTCCAATCCCAACAGCAATGGCGATAAAAAAGACAAGAATTTGAACCAGaaagacaacaacaacaacggCACTTCAGTTCGCTTGACACGCATAAAGCTTCTCAGGCCAACTGATACTCTTGTTCTTGGCCAAGTTTACAGGCTCATCACCACTCAAG agGTGATGAAGGGTTTGTGGGCAAAGAAGCAAGCAAAGGTGAAGAGAAGCCACTCAAACCAGGTGGAAGCAGAGCAGCCACAGGAGAGGGTGAGAGAGAAGCCAGTACTGACAGCAGCCAGAAGATCTGAGGCTTCTGAGCTGGAGAAGGACAACCag GTGGCTAAACATGAGAGAGGGCACGGGCCAAGAACAGCAGCAACATCATCAACTCATCAGTCTGCCAGTACTGCCAGGTCAAGAACATGGCAGCCCTCATTACACAGCATCTCAGAGGCCACAGGCTGA
- the LOC117628241 gene encoding LIM domain-containing protein WLIM1-like — MATFAGTTQKCKACEKTVYLVDQLTADNKVYHKACFRCHHCKGTLKLSNYSSFEGVLYCKPHFDQLFKMTGSLDKSFEGIPKTVRDRSEQVNNSKVSSLFAGTQDKCVACKKTVYPIEKVAVDGTSYHKPCFRCSHGGCVISPSNYVAHEHRLYCRHHHSQLFKEKGNFSQLSKQEEVQGVTENAEA, encoded by the exons ATGGCAACATTTGCAGGGACAACCCAGAAGTGCAAAGCATGTGAGAAGACTGTCTACTTGGTTGATCAGCTCACTGCTGACAACAAAGTCTACCACAAGGCATGCTTTAGATGCCACCACTGCAAGGGCACCCTCAAG CTTAGTAATTATTCCTCTTTTGAGGGTGTTTTGTATTGCAAGCCTCACTTTGATCAGCTATTTAAGATGACTGGAAGCTTGGATAAAAGTTTTGAAG GTATACCAAAAACTGTTAGAGACAGATCAGAACAG GTCAACAACAGTAAAGTTTCTAGTTTATTTGCCGGGACTCAAGACAAGTGTGTTGCTTGCAAGAAAACAGTTTACCCCATTGAAAAG GTGGCAGTTGATGGCACATCATACCATAAGCCTTGTTTCAGGTGCAGCCATGGAGGCTGTGTGATCAGCCCATCAAACTACGTAGCTCATGAGCATCGTCTCTACTGCAGGCATCACCATAGCCAACTCttcaaggaaaaaggaaacttCAGCCAGCTTAGCAAACAGGAAGAAGTTCAAGGGGTGACTGAGAACGCTGAGGCTTAG
- the LOC117627647 gene encoding succinate dehydrogenase subunit 7A, mitochondrial-like: MAFLLRNSITSHFQSHSQRAQNDSLSQSRRQFHVEPGPREKALLAEDPSLKRFKSHKKGVARIKRLGDVLTVVVVASCCYEIYVRAVMREEARKQAGASGASA, translated from the exons ATGGCGTTTCTGCTTCGCAATTCCATCACTTCCCATTTCCAATCTCATTCACAG AGGGCACAAAACGACTCGCTTTCCCAATCGCGCCGTCAGTTCCATGTCGAACCAGGGCCTCGCGAGAAAGCT CTCTTGGCAGAGGACCCATCTCTAAAACGATTCAAATCGCATAAGAAGGGTGTGGCGAGAATTAAAAGACTTGGAGATGTTCTTAccgttgttgttgttgcta GCTGCTGCTATGAAATATATGTAAGAGCAGTGATGCGAGAAGAGGCTAGGAAACAGGCAGGGGCTTCGGGTGCAAGTGCATGA
- the LOC117628077 gene encoding uncharacterized protein At5g50100, chloroplastic isoform X1 — translation MALRAAATACKFGGRQRNPTLFAIPLYLQLKLHHNQPQTFTSAAPIHQPGFKSAIRAISGAAADPITPPKKGDDQEPTPQNWKIKMLYDGDCPLCMREVDMLRERNKLYGTIKFVDISSDDYSPEENQRLDYKTVMGNIHAILSDGTVVTDVEAFRKLYEQVGLGWVYAVTKYEPIATIAGAIYGLWAKYRLQITGRPPLEEVLELRKKKGEVCKDGNACKLPE, via the exons aTGGCATTGAGAGCAGCTGCTACAGCATGTAAATTTGGAGGAAGACAGAGAAACCCAACTCTCTTTGCAATTCCTCTCTATCTCCAACTCAAGCTTCATCATAATCAACCCCAAACATTCACATCAGCTGCTCCTATTCACCAACCTG GATTTAAATCTGCAATAAGGGCTATAAGTGGGGCAGCTGCAGATCCCATAACTCCTCCCAAGAAAGGAGATGATCAAGAACCAACACCCCAGAATTGGAAGATTAAAATGCTTTATGATGGGGATTGCCCTTTATGCATGAGAGAG GTGGACATgctaagagagagaaataagcTCTATGGTACTATCAAGTTTGTTGACATAAGTTCAGATGACTATTCCCCAGAGGAGAATCAGAGGCTGGACTATAAAACT GTTATGGGAAACATTCATGCCATCCTCTCCGATGGAACAGTAGTCACTGATGTGGAA GCATTCAGAAAGCTGTATGAACAAGTGGGGCTGGGATGGGTATATGCCGTAACCAAATATGAACCT ATTGCAACTATAGCTGGTGCTATTTATGGTCTTTGGGCTAAATATCGTCTCCAAATCACAG GTCGACCACCTTTAgaagaggttttggagttgCGAAAGAAGAAG GGTGAAGTATGCAAAGATGGAAATGCCTGTAAACTTCCAGAGTAA
- the LOC117628077 gene encoding uncharacterized protein At5g50100, chloroplastic isoform X2, protein MALRAAATACKFGGRQRNPTLFAIPLYLQLKLHHNQPQTFTSAAPIHQPGFKSAIRAISGAAADPITPPKKGDDQEPTPQNWKIKMLYDGDCPLCMREVDMLRERNKLYGTIKFVDISSDDYSPEENQRLDYKTAFRKLYEQVGLGWVYAVTKYEPIATIAGAIYGLWAKYRLQITGRPPLEEVLELRKKKGEVCKDGNACKLPE, encoded by the exons aTGGCATTGAGAGCAGCTGCTACAGCATGTAAATTTGGAGGAAGACAGAGAAACCCAACTCTCTTTGCAATTCCTCTCTATCTCCAACTCAAGCTTCATCATAATCAACCCCAAACATTCACATCAGCTGCTCCTATTCACCAACCTG GATTTAAATCTGCAATAAGGGCTATAAGTGGGGCAGCTGCAGATCCCATAACTCCTCCCAAGAAAGGAGATGATCAAGAACCAACACCCCAGAATTGGAAGATTAAAATGCTTTATGATGGGGATTGCCCTTTATGCATGAGAGAG GTGGACATgctaagagagagaaataagcTCTATGGTACTATCAAGTTTGTTGACATAAGTTCAGATGACTATTCCCCAGAGGAGAATCAGAGGCTGGACTATAAAACT GCATTCAGAAAGCTGTATGAACAAGTGGGGCTGGGATGGGTATATGCCGTAACCAAATATGAACCT ATTGCAACTATAGCTGGTGCTATTTATGGTCTTTGGGCTAAATATCGTCTCCAAATCACAG GTCGACCACCTTTAgaagaggttttggagttgCGAAAGAAGAAG GGTGAAGTATGCAAAGATGGAAATGCCTGTAAACTTCCAGAGTAA
- the LOC117628076 gene encoding UDP-glycosyltransferase 74B1-like, with amino-acid sequence MQNRKGHVIVLTYPAQGHINPLLQFAKRLASKGLKATLATTHYTVKSIHETSVGVEPISDGYDESGFKQAPSVEAYLDSFKTVGSRTLSELILKFSASGSPVNGIVYDSLLSWAIDVAKKFNIYGAVFFTNSASVCSMYWHIIHGHQAFPVKQETEPLLMPGLPPLALSDLPSFLSQPAPHSPYLALILEQFSSLEENDWVFCNSFEELESELVKEMLGLWPLVMIGPMVPSSYLDQEIDGDTDYGANLWKPTTDQCMKWLEKKPPESVIYISFGSMADIAAKQVEEIAWGLKASNQNFLWVVKEPKTKLPDEFLSSIGETGLVVTWCNQLEVLAHQAVGCFITHCGWNSTLEGLSLGVPMVAMPQWSDQPTNAKFVEELWGVGVKVKKNEEGIVSREELEMCIREVMVGERSGQIKKNSLKWREAAKKAVSIGGTSDDNINEFILKLLSG; translated from the exons ATGCAGAACCGAAAAGGCCATGTCATTGTGCTCACATATCCTGCTCAGGGGCACATAAATCCACTCCTCCAGTTTGCTAAACGCTTAGCCTCCAAAGGCCTCAAGGCCACTCTAGCCACCACCCATTACACTGTCAAATCCATCCATGAAACCTCTGTAGGAGTTGAACCCATCTCCGATGGCTATGATGAAAGTGGATTCAAGCAAGCCCCAAGTGTAGAAGCCTACTTAGACTCATTCAAAACAGTTGGCTCAAGAACTTTATCAGAGCTCATACTCAAGTTCAGTGCCTCAGGCTCACCTGTCAACGGTATTGTGTATGATTCATTGCTTTCTTGGGCAATTGATGTGGCCAAAAAGTTCAATATCTATGGAGCTGTGTTCTTTACAAACTCAGCTTCTGTCTGCTCCATGTACTGGCATATCATTCATGGGCATCAGGCTTTTCCTGTGAAGCAAGAAACTGAGCCTTTGCTGATGCCTGGCCTTCCTCCACTTGCTCTTTCTGACTTGCCAAGTTTTCTTTCACAGCCTGCTCCTCACTCTCCCTATTTGGCTCTCATCTTGGAACAGTTTAGCAGTCTGGAGGAAAATGACTGGGTGTTCTGCAACTCTTTTGAAGAGTTGGAAAGTGAG CTCGTGAAGGAAATGCTGGGACTGTGGCCCCTGGTGATGATCGGTCCAATGGTGCCATCAAGCTACTTGGATCAAGAAATTGATGGAGACACAGATTATGGAGCCAATCTTTGGAAGCCAACCACAGACCAGTGCATGAAATGGCTGGAGAAGAAACCACCTGAAAGTGTGATATACATTTCATTTGGAAGCATGGCAGATATTGCAGCTAAACAGGTTGAAGAAATTGCATGGGGCTTGAAAGCTAGTAATCAGAATTTTCTATGGGTTGTGAAAGAGCCTAAGACCAAATTGCCAGATGAATTCCTGAGCTCAATAGGTGAAACTGGTTTGGTGGTGACATGGTGCAACCAACTAGAGGTTCTAGCGCACCAGGCTGTGGGTTGTTTTATAACTCACTGCGGATGGAATTCCACGTTGGAGGGGTTGAGCCTAGGCGTGCCGATGGTGGCAATGCCACAGTGGAGTGACCAGCCAACTAATGCCAAATTTGTGGAGGAGTTGTGGGGGGTTGGGGTGAAAgttaagaaaaatgaagagggAATTGTGAGTAGGGAAGAGCTAGAGATGTGTATAAGGGAAGTCATGGTTGGAGAAAGAAGTGGACAGATAAAAAAGAATTCCCTGAAATGGAGAGAGGCTGCAAAGAAAGCTGTTAGTATTGGTGGAACCTCAGATGACAACATCAATGAATTTATACTGAAGCTTCTTAGTGGATAG